The Dioscorea cayenensis subsp. rotundata cultivar TDr96_F1 unplaced genomic scaffold, TDr96_F1_v2_PseudoChromosome.rev07_lg8_w22 25.fasta BLBR01000465.1, whole genome shotgun sequence DNA segment cacatttaattaaaatatatatatttttttattttcataatttttataatataaatatatttaattaaatataaaatttatccTATTTACCGTTAATCAGGTACAGTACGGCACAAAAGACACGTGGCAATGGCGGCGTTGCATGTAACTAACTACTTTCCCGCTTTTCTTAAATTTGAAATGTGTCCATTCAAATCAGGACACGTGTTCCTTTTCTTTCCCTCCCACTGCGCGCGTTCTCTTCCCGCGATCACTcctcactcttcttcttcttcttcttcttcttcttcttcttcttctttttcttctgatAATCAGAGAAAACCATCATCTAGGGTTTGGGGTGCAACGATGGCAGCTAGACCTCCATCGTCTCTGGCCATGAGGTCCATCCAGCCCCGGCTGCAATGGAGCTTGAAAACGCATGGATACATCGTCTTGTCCCTCACGTTCATCACGTACTTCTTGTACCTCGTCTCGCAAGCCCACAAGCATCGTCCAGAGTGCCCTCAATCCTCAAAAATCTTATGCGAGTCCCCCTTGGCCGCTCGGCCCTGTCTTCATCCCTCAAAGCTTAAGCGAGTCCCCTAGCAACGACTCCGTCAGCGAGGGCTGGGCTCCGTTCAACGCCACGGGCGGCAACACCAAGATTGTTTGTCTTGATGTCGCCTTTCTTGCCTGCTATTTCTTTGGGTCGTTCTTGGGGGGGCACCTTGGCGATCGTCATGATCTTGGGATTCTCCTAACAGGGGGCATGATCTTGAGTGGGCTATTAGTCATCCTCTTCGGAATGGGTTACTGCTTTGAAATCCACGTTTTTTGGTACTATCTTGTGTTGCAGATGCTGTCGGGGTTGTTTCAGGCGACCGGTTGGCCGTGGGTGGTGGCAGTGGTCGAGAACTGGTATCAAGAACAGGGTTATTGGTGGTTGATTATGGGGATCTGGAATCCGTTTGTTTCGATGGGGAATATAGTGGGGACCCTGCTAGCGGGTTTTGCTCTTCATCGTGGATGGGGATTGTCTTTTATAATTCCTGGATTGATGATGGTTGCGGGAGGGCTTCTGGTGTTGTTCTTCTTGATTCCTCACCCTGAGAGTATTCAGTTTCCAAATCAGGATGAAGAGACAGGACACATTCGGCCGGGACGGCATCGGCATCAGAGTGGGCAAGATGAGGGCAGCAACAACGCAAGAGAGACAGGGTAATGACCCAGGGCAAGGTGATGTGaataatatgaatgcaattGGGAGGGTCTATGCGGCTTTCCCAATACCCGGAGTTAAACCGTATGCTGGCTGTCTTCTTGGAGCGAAGTTTCTGGCTTATATGTTCGTGGCTGCGTTGCCCTCCCAACTCAGTAAAAATAgtaaagttttcacttattcctattcttttttatttttacttttatttttatttttgttctgttcttgataaaaataagattatgtTACTTCTTCATTTACTTCAGCCAGTATTATATCAAATCCCTATCTTGAAACAGCTCATTTCAACAGTATTGTTGTCAAACATTTGAATAATACATACCTCATGAATAATTGGAGTGGAATTTGTTGTTTAAGCAACATCACTATGCCAGTCTCAGTTATGTgcaatttgttgttgtttgccATGTATTTAATTTCTACATATTTCTTGCAGAAATAGGTGGGAAGCTTATGTCAGTCATCACTGCTGGAAACCTGTCTACGCTATTTTTTGATGTAGGGGGGATTTTGGGTAGTATCTGTGCTGGATGTATATATGGCCTATTCAATGCTAAAGACCATCCTGCGGCTGGATTCATAGCTCTGGGTGCACTTGCTATTCTTTTCTACGGCATTTTGGGAAATATTTCACAGCTGATGAACATAATACTGATGATT contains these protein-coding regions:
- the LOC120254470 gene encoding LOW QUALITY PROTEIN: putative glycerol-3-phosphate transporter 4 (The sequence of the model RefSeq protein was modified relative to this genomic sequence to represent the inferred CDS: inserted 2 bases in 1 codon), whose protein sequence is MAARPPSSLAMRSIQPRLQWSLKTHGYIVLSLTFITYFLYXSSRKPTSIVQSALNPQKSYASPPWPLGPVFIPQSLSESPSNDSVSEGWAPFNATGGNTKIVCLDVAFLACYFFGSFLGGHLGDRHDLGILLTGGMILSGLLVILFGMGYCFEIHVFWYYLVLQMLSGLFQATGWPWVVAVVENWYQEQGYWWLIMGIWNPFVSMGNIVGTLLAGFALHRGWGLSFIIPGLMMVAGGLLVLFFLIPHPESIQFPNQDEETGHIRPGRHRHQSGQDEGSNNARETGVYAAFPIPGVKPYAGCLLGAKFLAYMFVAALPSQLSKNKIGGKLMSVITAGNLSTLFFDVGGILGSICAGCIYGLFNAKDHPAAGFIALGALAILFYGILGNISQLMNIILMIVIGLAVNGLCAFITTGVSADLGTHNALQGHGRALATVTAIIDGTGSFGATLGLLIGYFLKQELNSNAVLVVLVVVAVLSVISLYSPQIVPYLKSKIQTMQNRHNSGRMGELASITAPLINTPTDEDSTLDRQQGRFFLVRDIHEILHSFEPF